From the genome of Candidatus Latescibacterota bacterium:
TGATTGAGCGAAGCTTCTGCCTGAGGAAGAAGAAGGTGATTGTCGCGGAGATCGTCTCAGCGATCGGGAAGATAGAAAGTGTAGAGGACATGAAGGTGGCAGAAAGGATATGTGAGGCCAACCCCGGGCCGTTCGCCAGTATAGTCCTCGTCGCCTTGAGGAACAGGGGTATGGACCTGGATGAACTGAAGGAGGCGATACTCGACCAGGGGAGGCAGGAGATCAGGACTCTCGAGCGGGGTCTTGTGGCGCTGGAAACGATAGCGGTCGCGGCGCCGCTGCTGGGGTTGATGGGCACGGTTCTGGGAATGATAAAAGTTTTTAATGTGATTTCTGAGCAGGGGATCGGGCAGGCCAGCATCCTTTCGGGTGGCATATCCGAGGCGCTTATTACTACTGTGACGGGGCTGGCGGTCGGGATTCCAGCGCTTGTCGCCTATAATCTTCTGACGAACAGGGCCGAGAGCCTGGTCCTCGATATCGAAAAGTACTCGTCGGGCCTCCTTCGTAGTATAAGGGCGATGAAAACAGGCGAAGTTGCCGGAGTGGAGCAGGGGGGGACGGGCTGATGCAGTTCAATGAGAAACCGAAAAAACGGGTGGTCATCAGCATAACATCGTTGATCGATGTGATGTTTCTTCTGTTGATCTTCTTCATGGTGACTTCGACCTTTCTCGAGCAGGCGGGGATGAAGCTCGACCTTCCCTCGGCTCAGAGTGCCGAGATGACTGTTACGCGTCGGCTCGTTCTCTTTATCGGGGCCGATAACGAGATGGTATTTGGCGGTCGCGCGGTGCCGATTGACAGCCTCGAGATACTTATGGCCGAAGCGGCTGCCACATCGGAAGACGGCACACTCGTTCTGAAGGCCGATAAGACCGTCCAGCACGGCACCGTCATCAGGGTGATGGATATCGCAAAACGGGCCGG
Proteins encoded in this window:
- a CDS encoding biopolymer transporter ExbD, with amino-acid sequence MQFNEKPKKRVVISITSLIDVMFLLLIFFMVTSTFLEQAGMKLDLPSAQSAEMTVTRRLVLFIGADNEMVFGGRAVPIDSLEILMAEAAATSEDGTLVLKADKTVQHGTVIRVMDIAKRAGMKRLVVGTKEEGR
- a CDS encoding MotA/TolQ/ExbB proton channel family protein — protein: IERSFCLRKKKVIVAEIVSAIGKIESVEDMKVAERICEANPGPFASIVLVALRNRGMDLDELKEAILDQGRQEIRTLERGLVALETIAVAAPLLGLMGTVLGMIKVFNVISEQGIGQASILSGGISEALITTVTGLAVGIPALVAYNLLTNRAESLVLDIEKYSSGLLRSIRAMKTGEVAGVEQGGTG